The Panicum virgatum strain AP13 chromosome 3N, P.virgatum_v5, whole genome shotgun sequence genome includes the window CTGTTGCATTGAACTTTCAATAGCCCGGACTTCATCAGCAATCTCTTCTGCTTTTGATGTATCTGACTGCCTTGTCTTCCTGGGTAGCCACCACCGAATGTAATTTGTAAGATCAATTTTTCTCTCCAAGGCAAAGCTTCCAGCAAATTTTCCATCCAACATGATATCCTTACCTGTAGTTTCAAAAGTAATTTAAAGCATTAGTCACACAATCTTATAGGGGTTTCTATTAGAGTTTGACAACTAGAAAGAACAGAGTAGAAGTCTTCACAGACTGACCACAACTAAGGTTCAAGTAGTCATTCCCAAGTAAATGTCCCAAAGGCGTATCCCATCTGGAATTATGCAGTTGCCTGCATGATGATGCTCATCACTGTTAATTTTCGATATTCAGACTTCACTGAACTTACTGTTGTGACAGTGTACTAAGAAATTAAAGCACAAGGTAGTTAGGACAAATTTAGGGATTGGAGTTGGTAGTAACTATATTATCTGGGTTTTTTTCCTTTATGATATACAAAATAGAGATATATTTCTAGGAGTCATGTCAAATCTTTCTAATAAAAGAGGTACCATCTGTACCTTTTTTAATCAAGAATGAATCAAGGGTTAGAATGAAAAAGGTAGTTTCCACTAACATGGATAGGATCTCCATTGCTGACACATACCTAGGAAGCCCACGATATTTTGGCAACCCCCTGGAGAAGGCACTGCTCTTTCTGCAATGCATGGACCTTCTGGTCAGTGCCTAATCAGAATAAAGTAATCTATATACTAAAACAGAAATGCACAAATATACCTCCTAAGAGACACGAGATAATCCTCCTTGGAGATCATCTGCATTTCTTCAAGGTCTCTTGCATAGTCGGAGACCTAAATAAGCAAACATATAATAAACATAAGTCTGAAAAAAAGATAGCATAAGCCAAAGGGCGCTAGGTAGCTGGTCTAGTCACTCCGGCGGCACCCCCCAGATCTTGAGTTCGAATCccggtgggagcgaatttcaggctgggggtaaaaaatcccctcgcctgcCCCCGCAACCTACACATGGCAAGCGACGGCCCGGGTGTCTGGCGGCCGGTGTATGGGcgggggcaggggttcggggattttctcgacCTGCATGAGAAGGTCTCTTCTTACATGCAATGCCCGGGGGTGGCTTGCCCCTCGCAgatcgagtttttttttaaaaaaaaagatagcatAACTTCTATTAGTTACTGTGACAAAAAGCATGGAACAAAAATATGCATAACACTCTACATTGGAAACTCATCGGCATCAACATGTGCAAGTCTCAAATGAAGTAACTATACGTGTCGATACATTTGTTCTCACACTCTACAGAAGACGTTTGTTATTGAATATTCTTAGCATCCAGTCCAGCAACTTGAACCATGGAAAAAGAAGACATTCCACTCATCTGCAGTTTGTGCAACTATAATAggcaaacatccattttttaATGCCATTTTACAATAAATGATAGAATTTTATGTATAAGAATTGAAGTATAGGTTGGGAAGAGTTGCAGAGGCGCTTGTAACACAATGATCGGGCACTTCAGTGGGATGCCACAGACCAGGGCTCAACCCTGGGTTCTGCACAATAAAAGGACCCTGGCTGTGCAGACTGTCTACAACTGCTGAGCGCCGCTTGGGCAGGCAGCCTTCGTTTTTCTAGACCAGCTGTGTCTGGGCTTCTTCTAAAAGCAAAGTCCAAGAGATGCTCTTCCCCTGCcggtcttctttttttttaaggttGGGAAGTGTATTTCTCGTTAATTATGTGAATAGGAAAGGAGTACAGCAGGTACCTTAGTGCAAGCATGATATACAAGCACTGAATTAAACAATTTCTAATGGCAAAAAAATAATCTTAACGTAAAGTGGGGGAACTTTACATCAATTCAAGAACAAGATTCGCAATCAGTTTAGCACACAAGTATAAATGACTTACTGGAAAATTAATTTGCGTTCCAGCTCCCCAGTATTTTAATGCAGCAAGGTCATAGGCCCTTGCTGCAGCCTCTTCATCATCATATGCACCTATGTTATTGCACACAGAAAAGATAATAATTAAGAAAAAACATAGCAACTCTGCAAATTAAGTTAACACCAGGATGCCACTTACCTAAATATACTGCAATACCAATTGTGTGATGTAGTTTTCCATGCAAAAGAAACATTTCCATCAAATCAGATTAACGAGACAGCAATAAATATTAGAAAGAAAATCGTATTTCTAAGTACATACAGTCATGCATTTCCCAAAGATATGAAATAAACAGACAAATGATAGGAGTTGGAAACAGCAGCAGGCATAGTTCTTTACTTCCATCCATGTCGTGATTATGGCATAATGCAAGAACAATCATTATTCTCTAACAACCCAATTGATTCACGCTGCTGCAGGAAAGGTGGAAAGCATGTTTGATGTCAAGTGTTATATTGAAAAAAGACTCCTTTCTGTCACCAAAAGAAATGTCGTTTTGGACATGGCAAGGTCTCCAAGATGTAGGTTTGAGGTTTGACTCTGCCAGATTAATTTATAAGCAAAACCAGAGGAAAATGTGCTCAGTTCATTTAAATCATCAAACACAATATTCAAGAAGATATCAATGGGAAAGTATTAAAATTTTGACTACACGGTACATGCAACCAAAATGTATGATATTAGGAAGAAGTTACTAGCTCACAGAAGATTAATCTGTTTAAACCTGATCTCAACATAAACCCAACCAAACTATATATTCAATGTAATCAATTTGTAAGAAACAAGAATGCACATATTCCGATTCCAATATGTTCAGAATTTCAAGAACACGAACAACTGCCACAACTCTGCATTGGAAATCCATGCATACCTTGTTTCCCCTTTTTGTTCTGATTCTGGTTCCACGTGCTTTTGTCCCAGAGGTGAGCCTCATATCGACCAGTCCACCTATGCCTATTGAGGAGTCATCAAGGTCAGTTCGATATCAGTATTTACAGCCATAGCAAGCAACAGAGAAAAGGTGATAAAAGTTTCATTTATATCAGCCATGACAGAAGTATTAGTAGAGGAAGCTGGCTGCTAAAATTGCTGGTAGCAGCAGCAAACAGAGCTAAATCATTCTAACACATAAATATTTCACACGCAGAGaatcagaaaaaaaatattcgATTCGGCAAGCCTGGCCGAAATTGCTTCaggaaaattcaaaattctataTATTACATGGACTAAGCACCCATGCAGCAACAGTCAACAGCAGATGAGTAGGAGACCATTTCGACACGACCACAAAAGCCTCTGCAAAACCACAAGCACCACCAGTCCATCACAGATCCCATTTCGATGTCTTAAACGTGGTTAAGTAACCCTAGGTAATATGAACAGTGAAACAAAACAGCATTGAACCACAACCATGCCGAAATCCGATGTGCCCGTGGTTTGCCAAAATTAATGGAGACAGCATGCTGACTAAGATCGGTGGTCAACGCTGTCAAGCGAGCTTAGCACAACGAGTCAAGCTGCTTGAGGACGTGAGATAGCCTCACTTCCGGCCACCGGAGCTACGGAGCTATTGGGATCGCGAGCGAACAGTAGATCCCGAATCGCCGGAACAACATGGCAGTCCCAGACCACACGGAAGGATTTAGCACGGGAGATTCAACCAAGGAACCGTTCGATCGAAGTGCGCGCAGACGATTAGCAGCTGCCTAAGCTCCCAGTCGGTAGCAGTAGCGCCACGGAGAcggagaggaagaagacggGGCGGGCAGGGGGGTACCGGGTGACCCCGCGGTAGATGGAGCTCCGCttcccggcggcgcagggcggcatgCGGCTGATGCGCTCCTTGGCCGTGCACACGCGCTCCTTCCGCACGGCGAGGGCCCTCCTGGGCGCCTGCTCCCCCGCCGTGACGATCGCCCCCGCGACGGCGCCGAACGACGAGGACGAGCCCTCCcctgcccccgccgcggccacggacTGCAGCCCCGCGGCGTCGGGGTTGGGGGAGGCCATGCCGCGCCCTCCGCCTGCCGGATCGGTCAGTCGGGGCGGTGGCCGTGCTCGACGGCGAGGGGTCCGATGTGCGCGGCGCAGCGAAGCGTACGTAACGGGTGACCGTTtgggggcggcgtggccgcgtgggTGGTGGTGGGATTTGAAATGGCAAGGGGGTCGGCATCGGCTGGCGTGGAGCCGGGGTGGggtggggcggggcggggccgcggGGCCGGGGCGATAGGGTCGCGTGGAGCCCAGTGGGCCGGCTCGGGGGGAGACAGGCGGGCGGGGGCGCAGGGGAATCCGAGGATGCGGCGGCATTGATGGACGGATCGGCATTGGGGTTTGGGCCCCCGGGAGCAACGACGGATCGGCTCGGCCCGTCGTCGTTTCCTCGAACGGCAACGGTGCGCTTCTCGAGAAAGGTCTGGTGCCTCGAGTTGAGTCAGGCCGGACTCGACGCGAGTTCCGGGCGCGTTGGTGTCTGGCCGAGCCGAGCAGAGGGGAGGTCGTGTCGTCGTCTAGCTGCCCGGTGTCCCGGAGCATCTCGAGGTGCAGTATCGTACTCTCTCTGTTCTTTTATACTACTTGTTACCATAACATTAGTAATAGTCCTATTCATAAAAATATATCTTAGTATGATTTTATTATTTATAACTCCTCATTTTCGATATTATCATATAGACATACTCCCTCTGTCTCACAATAACCGCACCTATAGGTTCAAACGTGACAACTTAATGGAGGTGGAAAATTACCTTGCTGCCCTTATGCTGCCAGTATACAGGTTCGACAGACCATCAAAGTAACAACGCATATTGTAAATAAAATAAGCAAGCTCAGCAAATGTGTGGACAGGATGAGTTCCACGTCGCCAGCCCTGGTTCCAAGGTGCTCCACACTACTCAGTcagttgccgctgctagctgctgcttccATGCATATATTAGGTCTGACACCCTATGTTGACGTTTATTTTGGGGAAAAATTTGAACCGCATACGTGCAGTTATTCTGGGACGGAAGGAGTATACATACACCAATCTTTTTTTATCTAGAGGGTCATACATACCATTTCGAAGCTGCCAATCcaaataggactatcaaaagagaataACTTAATTTTAGAAATAGAACTATCAAAAAACAAAATGGGGAGTATATACTACTCCGTCGTAGTATATTGTAGCAGGTAGCAGACTATACTAGATCATATAGTAGGATGGTGTACTATACTAGTTATAGGATCagtatatttcttttctttttcacttggaacatatcaggtgcaaatcaATCTTTCCGTGCAAACCGTGTAAATTTTAATCTgagccaccggatcaacatctaGGGGGGCACAGAGGGAGTgggagggggatttgcaaaagtgtgattacccaatccaagggcaggcggttaattgtaaaattactcaATCCCTCCAtgtcccttggatgttgatctggtggtccagattagagtttgcacggtttgcacggagaggttaGTTTGCACATGATATGTTCCCATTTAACTTATCTAAATGGCATTGCAATTCGTATCTTCAGTAGGAATTAGTTAGAAATTGCATCTACAATGTGTGGTGTGTGCCATAGCTACAAACACATACCAAGCTATACAAATTAGTCAATTTGTCCAACTTTGGTTTGGTTTTGCGAATTAGTAATTGAATTTCTAGCTACATTTCCTTAATATGGATAGAGAACCCTTGCTAGTTTGCCTTTTATGAAAAGCATGCTCCTGATTTGCTACAATTCAAAATAGTATTTTTCACAAAATGTGGAGTAAACTAGTGCTTTTTTTTATTCACAACATACCTGTATTAAAGGTTAAGGAGTACAAAAATCAGAACATGAACAGGTACATCGTATGAGGATACAGAGAACAGCTCCATCCAACAAGCAGAAAGGTccctagaaaaaaaagaaaatacacagaagcccctagaccttgtgCTTGACCTTGGCGACCAAACCCACCGACGccagccggcgccggcgcctgcaactccggccgccgccaccatccctAGGCCAGAAGAAGCTCCAACGCACTGTGGCTTTGAACTGAGCCAAAGTAGACACTCGTAAAATGAGATTCGCCGTCGCTGATAGCCCAATCGGCCGGAGGGACGCACCCCAAGCTTCTTCCAACTTGAACCGAAGCTCGTCGACGACGGCAACCACCACCACGAAATCCTCGAGCTCGATTCATCCTCCATCTAGGCACCAACCCGCAACTTCCTCTGCTTCCTCGCATCAAAATACCGGCTTGCTCTTCACCTCACCGCACACGAAAGTGAAGAAGCACTGGCGGGTGACTCCTGTACAGGGACTCCACAGCGGGAGACCCACCCCCACgaactcgccgccggcgtcggagcGGAACACCAGCAGGGCGCGGCAGAGCTCGGGGGGGGACTTATTCCATGCCGGCGTCGCCGCCTGCGCCTCGACGACCCCGACCGGAAACCAAACCCTAGACCTAGGAAACCCTAAACTAGGACAAACCCACCAGCCGGCAAGAGGACCACCGTCTCCGCCACCTCCAGATGCCCAGCGGGCCATCGGAGGCAGAGGagaccgccgcctccaccggcggTGACCGCGACGCCTAATTCGCCATCTCTCAACTGTAGCTGGAACGAGAGGCTTCGAGAGGGGAGAAGGTAAACTA containing:
- the LOC120665633 gene encoding AP2-like ethylene-responsive transcription factor SMOS1 isoform X2, whose protein sequence is MASPNPDAAGLQSVAAAGAGEGSSSSFGAVAGAIVTAGEQAPRRALAVRKERVCTAKERISRMPPCAAGKRSSIYRGVTRHRWTGRYEAHLWDKSTWNQNQNKKGKQVYLGAYDDEEAAARAYDLAALKYWGAGTQINFPVSDYARDLEEMQMISKEDYLVSLRRKSSAFSRGLPKYRGLPRQLHNSRWDTPLGHLLGNDYLNLSCGKDIMLDGKFAGSFALERKIDLTNYIRWWLPRKTRQSDTSKAEEIADEVRAIESSMQQTEPYKLPSLGLCSPSKPSSAGLSACSILSQSDAFKSFMERSTKLSEECTLSKEIVEGKAVASVPATGHDTAAANINMNELLVQRATYSMAPVMPTPMKSTWSPADPPVDPLFWSNFVLPSSQPVTMATITTTKTFAKNEVSSSDPFQSQE
- the LOC120665633 gene encoding AP2-like ethylene-responsive transcription factor SMOS1 isoform X1 codes for the protein MASPNPDAAGLQSVAAAGAGEGSSSSFGAVAGAIVTAGEQAPRRALAVRKERVCTAKERISRMPPCAAGKRSSIYRGVTRHRWTGRYEAHLWDKSTWNQNQNKKGKQVYLGAYDDEEAAARAYDLAALKYWGAGTQINFPVSDYARDLEEMQMISKEDYLVSLRRKSSAFSRGLPKYRGLPRYVSAMEILSMQLHNSRWDTPLGHLLGNDYLNLSCGKDIMLDGKFAGSFALERKIDLTNYIRWWLPRKTRQSDTSKAEEIADEVRAIESSMQQTEPYKLPSLGLCSPSKPSSAGLSACSILSQSDAFKSFMERSTKLSEECTLSKEIVEGKAVASVPATGHDTAAANINMNELLVQRATYSMAPVMPTPMKSTWSPADPPVDPLFWSNFVLPSSQPVTMATITTTKTFAKNEVSSSDPFQSQE